The region CTCCTCGGGGAACATGATTCGGAGCAGCACCTCCTCGTCGGTGAGGCGGCCGCCGAACCTCGCGCGGACCCGCTCCACCATCGGCGCCGGCGGCTCCACCCGCGCGTGCTCGCGCGCGGCCGGCGTGGCGAGGATCCGGTCCATGACGGAGGAGTCGATGGGCGCCAGCGGCCTGCCGTAGTGGCCGAGCGCGTACTTCACGACCTCCACCGGGATCGTGCGGTAGCGCTCCCCCTGGACCACGTTGATGACCGCCTGGGTGCCGACGAGCTGCGAGGTCGGCGTGACCATGTTCAGGTACCCGAGCTCCTCGCGCACCCGGGCGATCTCCTCCAAGACCTCGGCGAGCCGGTGCGCCAGGCCCGCCTCCGCCAGCTGGGCCGTGAGGTTCGTCATCATGCCGCCCGGCACCTGGTGGCGGTAGTGGAACGGGTCGTACTCGACGGGCCGGCCGAGCGGCTTGCCCGCGGCCTCTGCCTCCGCGCGGAAGTGGGCCGCCATCGCCTGCAGGCCCTCGCCGTCCAGCGCCGCCGGCCGCCCGAGCCGGCGGGCGTAGTCGACCATGCGCTCGGTCGGCGGCAGCGACGTGGCGTGGGCGAGCGGCGAGATGGCCGTGTGCACCGCCTCGACCCCGAGCCGCATGGCCTCGTGGTAGACGAGCGGAGCCAGGCCGGTGGTGCAGTGGGAGTGGATCTCGAGCGGCGTCGAGCCCAGCGCGCCGAGCATGGCCGGCACCAGCGTCCGCGCGCGCTCGGGGGTGAGGAGCCCCGCGGAGTCCTTGAGCAGCACCGCGTCCACCCCGCGCGCGACGAGGCCCCGGGCCGTGGCGGCGAAGAGCGCGTCGGTGTGCACCGGGCTCAGCGAGAACACGAGCGCGCCCACGGTGTACAGGCCGAGCGCCCGGGAGATCCGGATGGCGGCGTCGAGGTTGTCGAGGTCGAAGAGGGCGTCGAAGAGGGTCATCCGCCGGAGGCCGCTGGCGGCCTGGCACCGGATCCAGAGCTCGATGACGTCGTCCGCCACCACGTTGAAGCTGATGAGGCTCTTGCTCCGCACCCAGCCGTTGAGCGGCGTCTCCCGGACCCGCTCGCGGACGAGCCGGATCCGCTCCCACGGGTTCTCCCTGAGGTAGCGGACGCACACGTCGAACGTCACCGCGCCCATCAGGTCGATCGCCTTGAAGCCGATCCGGTCCATGCGCTCGACGATCGGCAACATCATCGCCGTCGGCATGCGCGTCGCCCACAGGCACTGGTGCGCGTCGCGGAGGGTGACGTCGACGACCCGGAGGTCACGCACCGGGCGGGCCCTCGGGCTCGATGAGGACGAGCGGCTGGCCGTACTCGACGAGCGTGGCGTTCTCGACGCAGAAGCGCGCGACCCGCCCGCGCACGCCGGCCGGGATCGAGTTCATGAGCTTCATGATCTCGAGGATGCAGACCGTGTCGGCCGCCTCGACCCGGCCCCCGAC is a window of Candidatus Rokuibacteriota bacterium DNA encoding:
- a CDS encoding pyruvate carboxylase subunit B encodes the protein MRDLRVVDVTLRDAHQCLWATRMPTAMMLPIVERMDRIGFKAIDLMGAVTFDVCVRYLRENPWERIRLVRERVRETPLNGWVRSKSLISFNVVADDVIELWIRCQAASGLRRMTLFDALFDLDNLDAAIRISRALGLYTVGALVFSLSPVHTDALFAATARGLVARGVDAVLLKDSAGLLTPERARTLVPAMLGALGSTPLEIHSHCTTGLAPLVYHEAMRLGVEAVHTAISPLAHATSLPPTERMVDYARRLGRPAALDGEGLQAMAAHFRAEAEAAGKPLGRPVEYDPFHYRHQVPGGMMTNLTAQLAEAGLAHRLAEVLEEIARVREELGYLNMVTPTSQLVGTQAVINVVQGERYRTIPVEVVKYALGHYGRPLAPIDSSVMDRILATPAAREHARVEPPAPMVERVRARFGGRLTDEEVLLRIMFPEEHVEAMLAAPPRAGRRPSVATPLVDLVRALVTERRFVSVRLETPEVRVTARARPA